The Coffea arabica cultivar ET-39 chromosome 6e, Coffea Arabica ET-39 HiFi, whole genome shotgun sequence genome contains the following window.
GTTTGCTTcccctcaaggagctatacaaaagaacaaaagattatctaactagctcaactcgcttttcaaaatcatgatttccaaaagaggttcctgtaaggaaaacaaaaggaacagaaaggggtgagcttgcgctcaatgaggtaccaaacatatagcagaaaaatcatggcatttcacatttaacaaatcagatacacatgccagatgtaaagcaaaggaaccaatgattcaaatcagaaggatacgggtggctctcaggagccaaatttccagcgcagtacttgatccaaaccggttgactctccgtcaacgtatatagaaccaaaacgtccgtagacccctctttacaccgaattccgtccactaaacacccctttaccgggcccgctcacctcaaacgaacaaaatggtaatactcgagtatacccggaatcaagggtctcaatacccaaaatccccgaacagactaccgtggttcgttatctaatcgtccaggcccttgccggcccgactcgaataacttagccacaggactgagctcataggtcatagaaatccgaacagatgcagacacagataacagattcaaattttgcatagtaaattggcatatgaacagacaagagaacgagtgtgataaagtacaccctcgtctcaaacaaataaacagattgcagagcagaaatcaagttaaacagcaatggaggggagtggtacactcaccggctcaacttcaaaagttttcacttcagattggccttaatcgccaagaaatcctaaaataatcaaaataaaccaattgaaggttttacttccagaatcgagtaaacagaatgcacatgtgaggctcgactactagtcgtatgcctcgccaaatagttactaatgcaagggtgcaaaacatgattttcttagaaacgaaaaggtaacatgaagacttaggcgcaaacaacccaaaagcctttcatttccacaaaaaggcaaatccaacttaaaggaaccaaacggcctataaaatcgggcagcacctcccctaaatttcttacttttccagccattaaggcttcattatattctcaaatcagtcccaacatttcacacaaaagtcatctcatttaccaaaagccgttcactaggctcaaagcaggacaagtacaaaagttagctaggaaatgaccggaataagagtaagtcttaaaacatgtaagcaagtacaatgagactcgataacgagtcaaaaagccatgccaatcataacccccaatagggttccatatgcataaataagcatgatagcaaaccagaaattagaaatagcattaatcttggccccgaatagaaaaactggtttgcccttattttgcggtaacgGCACAAAATGCACTACgtttatcggatgggggtgtaagacccaccgtctcgaagctaaaagacagagctacaacaatatagaaggcctctcagtcccaatcctagcacaactaggtcaaaaatgcagaaaacccagccagaaccgcaattgcaggttcccaaatcacacaaaactgtaatacgtctatCTCAGCCTAAACAGGTCCAATTGCATTGATTCAAAAGGCACATGAAAGCtcagacatcaagctacatttcatcagaagacaccaacaactaaatccaaaccaattccagtcaaaacagacaattactatcgcagttcgcacattctgttcaccaaaaacagcaacagtaaaaatggcataactcactctatactactccaaatgccctgaaatttttcaggcactacaaaatcatcaatacctacaactttcatgttttgaacaaagtccaattcggcctctatctatgacctaaaatttcggactgattaggggttcatgaaccctaacttttcacatttcattccaaatccaaaattgattgcatttatcatcaattcacacctactagagtcaaagccccttattaccaaccatcaaaaacaaccacaccatcaagatcatatgaaaccaaaaaattcctcataaaattgaaaacttcaccaaatcaagtcaaataaagaaataaatcaccaaatacTTCACTATCACTTCCAATAGGCACAATTTAAGCATCGTTAAGTGTAAGGGAGTAggcaaacatcacttacctaagagacaagagatgtagagatgttggccaccttaaaccttcaaataaacttcactaagacacttagtagcactagaagaaaggatgttatggagtagaaatggatgtaagcaaatgtttttgggtgatttgcaccaagtagtagctagaacttgaagagtttcttcttccttccttgcacaagatggccggccaacaagaggtaagaaatggtaatttttttgtgatttttgaagatatttaaccaattttggtccaaggtcaaaatagtgaatagtaaatcttaaagtaaaaccaatgagatagtgacacttgtcaccaccataaatgtattcctatcctttcttttctctctcacatcaatcaaatctcactctctacttatctcttaacacccgataaattttgcacagtatccgaaacttaaccttattggccgaatttttccgaacttttcgcactagtgggtcccacgtccgatatacgttcttaatttctcaaaatctattcgatactagaaaaatcatctaaaaactatatttactcgtaaaataatctagaaaattttccggatacagaaagtgtagaaaacaagccattgaaaataagaaagcctagaaagattataaaacctaacaaatggaaaagttacgggttctcacagttaaTCACCTTTCAAACATGTTTTtgatgtttcttagaccttgTTTTCATAAATGAACCAGATTTGAGTCGATTTCATGTggccaaaagttagaaaaaggaaaacgaaagtacaaggcagatttgccttggaaattcttggaaatttagtggttttgttaactgacttcccgtacgaatttttgcatgaaatttgacagatgaatagcccttatatggtagggtaatactaccaaatttggtgccattccaagtccatttcgatgctcaactaaagtcccaaagtttgtgtTTCAAATCCGGAAAATTGCCCAATggtcttcattttgaaccaattttgagctgctatatcttggcgcttaAAACTTCGATTCTTGTCccgtttattttattttgaaccttgattataactctaatttagtttcaaatttgagagactagttcgtattgtgtgaattttgccaaattttcaaagtttgccaaaaaccaaccccggaaCTGTCTTGGTAGTCCAAATTAGCAActtgaagccaaaatttgagtgtcttgtattttgaatcatggaaaagtgtcttctatgaacttttagtactttggaagtagtttccaacggtaccaagttttccaattttggatctAAGGAatgtaagatatgatttttcaaagattgctcattgaaactgaaattttcgaacttgaggagaaatgagtttttggaaaacttttcgCTGCCCTTTGATAATGATTGATctttttaaactcgatttcatgaaggaaatcagtttttcttgtgttaataagacctcacttttgaacctttattttgagtggctaaggttcgtggtttgaggtattgactagtcTAAATAAGTGtaactcctttcttgattaatacgtgattgtgagtgaaaaatacttgttaattgttCAGGCGCTCAAAGAGATTTTGAAGGGAATCTCGATGCGGACATCTAAAGCTTTGTTTGctcacttattttgaattggtgagtgtcaagtgcatgacttgttgtgtttacttgatttatctgcttatatacgtgaatatcacttgacgagacgagtgtgtactttatcgcactcgttctcctcTACTCAAACCTTACTCGCATAAAACTTTATTTTTAATGTCGATTGGAGTAAATCTCATTGgcaaaatatatttgtttacgTGTACATGTCGTGTTTTTGTGCGTGTCATGTTGTCGAGcagagtgaacctcctcgacttatggggacgccTAATTCTCTTAGCCAACcttgcaactcgagccggcatgggtttggtcgagaaacttgataaaccaagagaataacaaaaacacaacttgatcttttgaaatcttgttcggcatactcgtggaatATCGCCCTTTCGTGTGTGTTCTTAAAAACaacttgatctcttgagatcttatTCGGCATACTTGTCGATTATTGCCTTTTTTgtgcgtgtttggttacggatccgagagggtgaaaTGTTGGCTGGAGGAAGTAATAAGTGCAGCTTCTACGGACTTCAAAACCTAcccagttgacggagtgtcaactcgtggaggtagTGGATCGagcattggcaaagcaagtgaaaattagctcctgagagctcctgtatcctactcaattgtgtttaattgttaatcATGTATTACTTgactttatcgctttatttatgGTATAAATATTACTGAtacttgaactacgtgcttgcatgactttcttgacctcactgagtattggctcatcccattagtttgttttccttaataggaacCGGAAtggaagaaattaaggaaatgccatcttgaggcacttttgtattagtgttttgattgtaatcgactaaacacttttggatgttgtatattttggggaaagtgattgtaaatttgaaattgtgatgtaagactgaatatttatgtatggaaatgacttcggacctttattccgactttcattgttagtgttagactttaagtttgaattggaattgtctcgagtcctgacgagagttgggcaggcgttccgcggataccctcgggttcgcccttgggagaagcgggggcgtcacatgGAAAATTGGGACGGGTTGTATAGGTGGGTTTGCATAGTTTAGCCGAGGTAGAGGGTGAGTGATAGTAGTATGGTAAATAGGGCGTAGGTTTGGGTAGTATGGATAGGGTGATGAATATGTGGGGTATTGCTGAAATCTGGGTATAGAAGACGGGCCTTGGTCCCAGACCGATGCGGCTTCCCCATATTTCTTTTTAAACTGAGGCTTCATGCTACTGTTGCTTGGATTTTGCAAGGTTTCTAATTGCGATTTCAGAGCTAACACATTAATAATCTTTCCCGCTCTTACAAACTCATCAtatttctccaatttgttgaCAATTTCTGcgaatgagcatccagtcatgcgaaaaatttcctcaaaataGGGCGGGTCATGAGTTTTGATAAATGTTCGAACAATTTCATCCTCGGTCATAAGAGCTTCCACCTTGGCAGCCAATTTCCTCCATCGCTTTTCATAAGTCTTGTGATTCTCAGATGGCTTCCTTTTAGTCCCTTCAAGTGTGGTCCTCGTCGGAGcaagctcgcaattatactcgtattgtCTCACGAACGTAGTTGATAGGTCCATCCAGGTCCTCATCTCATCAGGCTTCCAATTAGAGTACCAATCCAGTGCATCGCCTTCTAAGCTTTTAGGGAATAACCGAACTGGCAAATTCTCATCATCTATTGGTTTTTCTAATTTGTTGGCAAACATTCGGAGATGCGTCTTAGGGTTGCCCGTTCCGTCATATTTGCTAAATTTGGGTGCTTTAAAGCCCACAGGCAGTTGCATATTAGGAAACAGGCACAGCTCATTATAGTCCAAACCTCCTTGTTTGCTCAAGCCTTGACTCTTCCTCTTGAAGTCATCAAACTGATCCAAcctctttaacaaatttttatcaatTGGCGCAGAAGATTCCCCTACGTCGACTTTTCCTTGGGCAGCGGTGTCTAGCGTGAATGGTTCAGTGGTGGAATAGTAATATGGCCCTTGAGGTTTAAGTGGCATGTTCAGACTAACAGGTGGATAATTCTGAAAAATTTGGGGGTTAGGAGGATTGGTTTGGGTAGCAGGTGCATAGGTATGTGGTAGGCCATgagtgggataggtgaaagtttcttcgggcGGATTTGCAAAATGTGGAGTAAAGGAGGTTTGAGTATAGGGTAAAAGTATTGGTTGCAGTTCAGATTGACTAGCAGGTAAAGGCTCAGGTTGACCACCGCTACTGCTACCAGCGACCAACTGATCGATCACGCGCCGTTGTGCGGTCATTTCCATATTCAGCTcattgaatttattcaaaacttCACTCAGTTGAGCTCTTAGGTTTGCCAAATCAGTTGATGGTGCCGTTACATGCCTGTCGGACGATTCCGGGTacgtactcatgtttacacgatttctCAAAGCTCGACTGTGAGATCGTGTGACAATGGGGCTTCTTCTTGTAGCTATATTTGAAAAACACCTGACATTTTAGAAAACCCTATTTAGCATCATCTCTTGGCCGGCTATtggcaaagcaagaaaagaaagaaaaagaaaaagacacaaGTTAGTATTTATTAAGGTAATTCAGATGCATGCCCTATTGGGGGACCCTTTTTACGCCAAGGgtt
Protein-coding sequences here:
- the LOC140009859 gene encoding uncharacterized protein: MSTYPESSDRHVTAPSTDLANLRAQLSEVLNKFNELNMEMTAQRRVIDQLVAGSSSGGQPEPLPASQSELQPILLPYTQTSFTPHFANPPEETFTYPTHGLPHTYAPATQTNPPNPQIFQNYPPVSLNMPLKPQGPYYYSTTEPFTLDTAAQGKVDVGESSAPIDKNLLKRLDQFDDFKRKSQGLSKQGGLDYNELCLFPNMQLPVGFKAPKFSKYDGTGNPKTHLRMFANKLEKPIDDENLPVRLFPKSLEGDALDWYSNWKPDEMRTWMDLSTTFVRQYEYNCELAPTRTTLEGTKRKPSENHKTYEKRWRKLAAKVEALMTEDEIVRTFIKTHDPPYFEEIFRMTGCSFAEIVNKLEKYDEFVRAGKIINVLALKSQLETLQNPSNSSMKPQFKKKYGEAASIDFLQH